The following proteins are co-located in the Imtechella halotolerans genome:
- the thiS gene encoding sulfur carrier protein ThiS, whose protein sequence is METIMVYVNGKTISLPRQSTITDLIRQMNTSPRGIAIAVLNKTSTSNHESIPEIIPQQQWTTYLLLNQQNILIIKATQGG, encoded by the coding sequence ATGGAAACAATAATGGTTTATGTCAACGGGAAAACTATTTCTTTACCAAGACAAAGTACAATCACAGATCTTATCCGGCAAATGAATACTTCACCAAGAGGTATTGCCATAGCTGTACTCAACAAAACCTCTACTTCAAATCACGAGTCTATTCCAGAGATAATTCCTCAGCAGCAATGGACTACTTACCTCCTATTGAATCAACAAAACATTCTAATCATTAAGGCAACTCAAGGAGGGTAA
- the thiC gene encoding phosphomethylpyrimidine synthase ThiC — protein MKKDKTPSKQIITRTPLPNSKKIYIPGTLYPDIRVPMREITLSDSKHSINGTKESNPAVTVYDTSGPFTDSSITINLEKGIPPVRSQWIASRNDVEQLHAFSSTYSNKRLTNSQLDNLRFQHIRNPLRARQGKNVTQMHYAKQGIITPEMEFIAIRENQKLQEIKELTQQHPGNSWGASIPKVITPEFVRDEVARGRAVIPNNINHPESEPMIIGRNFLVKINANIGNSAVTSNIEEEVEKAVWACRWGADTIMDLSTGKNIHETREWILRNTPVPIGTVPIYQALEKVNGIAEDLTWEIFRDTLIEQAEQGVDYFTIHAGVLLRYIPMTAKRVTGIVSRGGSIMAKWCLAHHKENFLYTHFEEICEIMKAYDVTFSLGDGLRPGSLADANDQAQFAELETLGELTKIAWKHDVQTIVEGPGHVPMHMIKENMDKQLSSCGEAPFYTLGPLTTDIAPGYDHITSGIGAAMIGWYGTAMLCYVTPKEHLGLPNKDDVKTGVITYKIAAHAADLAKGHPGAQYRDNALSKARFEFRWEDQFNLSLDPDTAREFHDETLPADGAKVAHFCSMCGPKFCSMKISQEIRDLEEHDITRGMAEKAKEFTEKGSELYL, from the coding sequence ATGAAAAAAGACAAAACACCTAGCAAACAAATTATCACTAGGACACCCTTACCAAATTCTAAAAAAATATATATTCCTGGCACTTTATATCCGGACATCCGGGTACCAATGAGGGAAATTACATTAAGCGATTCCAAACACTCCATAAACGGTACTAAAGAATCTAACCCGGCTGTAACCGTTTACGACACTAGTGGGCCATTTACCGACTCTTCAATAACCATTAATTTAGAGAAAGGTATTCCTCCAGTACGAAGTCAATGGATAGCATCTAGAAACGATGTTGAGCAATTACACGCATTCAGCTCAACCTATTCCAACAAAAGATTAACCAACTCTCAATTGGACAATCTTCGATTTCAACATATCAGAAATCCGTTAAGGGCTCGCCAAGGTAAGAATGTAACACAAATGCATTATGCTAAGCAAGGAATTATAACCCCTGAAATGGAGTTTATAGCCATACGAGAAAATCAGAAACTTCAAGAAATCAAAGAACTTACCCAACAACACCCTGGTAATAGTTGGGGTGCTTCAATTCCAAAGGTTATCACACCTGAATTTGTACGTGATGAAGTTGCGCGAGGTCGAGCTGTAATCCCCAACAATATAAATCACCCCGAGAGTGAGCCTATGATAATAGGTCGTAATTTCCTTGTAAAGATTAATGCCAATATAGGCAACTCAGCTGTCACCTCTAATATTGAAGAGGAAGTAGAAAAAGCTGTTTGGGCTTGCCGTTGGGGCGCAGATACTATCATGGACTTATCTACAGGAAAAAACATACACGAAACCCGAGAATGGATTCTCCGTAATACTCCAGTACCTATTGGGACTGTACCTATTTACCAAGCACTTGAAAAAGTAAATGGAATTGCTGAAGATTTAACGTGGGAAATATTCCGTGACACGCTTATTGAGCAAGCTGAACAAGGAGTAGACTACTTTACCATTCATGCAGGTGTTCTACTACGATATATCCCAATGACTGCAAAAAGAGTAACCGGAATTGTATCCCGAGGAGGCTCAATTATGGCAAAATGGTGCCTGGCTCACCATAAAGAAAATTTTCTATACACCCATTTTGAAGAAATATGCGAAATCATGAAAGCCTACGATGTTACATTTTCTCTTGGGGATGGCCTACGTCCTGGCAGCCTTGCTGACGCCAATGACCAAGCTCAATTCGCTGAATTGGAAACACTAGGAGAACTCACAAAAATTGCCTGGAAACACGATGTTCAAACTATTGTAGAAGGCCCAGGGCATGTTCCCATGCACATGATAAAAGAAAATATGGACAAACAATTAAGTAGTTGTGGCGAAGCACCATTTTACACTCTTGGCCCTTTGACTACCGATATTGCACCCGGCTATGATCATATAACTTCAGGTATTGGAGCAGCTATGATTGGATGGTATGGCACTGCAATGTTATGCTATGTCACCCCAAAAGAACACCTTGGATTACCAAATAAGGATGATGTAAAAACAGGCGTTATCACCTATAAGATAGCTGCACATGCTGCTGATCTTGCAAAAGGGCATCCAGGTGCTCAATACCGTGATAATGCACTAAGCAAAGCCCGATTTGAATTTCGCTGGGAAGATCAATTTAATCTTTCACTTGACCCTGATACTGCTCGTGAATTCCATGACGAAACACTTCCTGCCGATGGTGCCAAAGTTGCTCATTTTTGTTCCATGTGTGGTCCGAAGTTTTGTTCCATGAAGATATCACAAGAAATAAGAGATCTTGAAGAACATGATATAACAAGAGGAATGGCTGAAAAAGCTAAAGAATTTACTGAGAAAGGAAGTGAACTATACTTATAA
- a CDS encoding thiamine phosphate synthase: MKVYQPELIVITKPENSTNETYQIIEMFQKGLAVLHLRKPTLSEDETIEFLNTIPEQYHERIVIHQHYKCINTYNLKGIHFPEAIRKDSSLMQGYLNYFGDKGISISTSFHSPEALLGKQEAIFQYAFLGPVFNSISKPGYNGKFFNIHKELLPFPVYAIGGITPEHISKIPKMGFSGVAALGYIWNNPNPVKAFEQLSNYKNYFSKPL, from the coding sequence ATGAAAGTATATCAGCCAGAACTTATAGTAATAACAAAACCAGAAAATTCCACCAATGAAACTTATCAAATTATTGAGATGTTTCAAAAAGGTCTGGCTGTTTTACACCTTCGTAAGCCCACTCTTTCGGAGGATGAAACCATTGAATTTTTAAACACTATTCCTGAACAATATCATGAACGAATTGTCATTCATCAACATTATAAATGTATTAACACTTATAATCTTAAAGGGATTCACTTCCCAGAAGCCATTAGAAAGGACTCTTCATTAATGCAAGGTTACCTAAATTATTTTGGTGACAAAGGAATTTCCATAAGTACTTCTTTCCATTCCCCCGAGGCTTTATTAGGTAAACAAGAAGCCATTTTTCAGTACGCCTTTCTTGGTCCTGTTTTTAATAGCATCTCAAAGCCTGGTTATAATGGAAAGTTTTTCAATATCCATAAAGAATTACTCCCATTTCCTGTCTATGCAATTGGAGGTATAACACCTGAACATATTTCTAAAATACCAAAAATGGGGTTTTCGGGAGTTGCTGCTCTAGGATATATATGGAATAATCCTAATCCAGTAAAGGCCTTTGAACAACTATCGAACTATAAAAACTATTTTTCAAAACCGCTTTAA
- a CDS encoding thiamine phosphate synthase encodes MKTFYILTIAGHDPSGGAGLTADINTIQNYGLTALSVCTGVTVQNESIFKKCYWSNPNSIKEQLTLLLSTYPIKAIKIGIIENLTLLEELLFIIYSSDPTIKIIWDPILKSGTGYAFHEELSKQKLLNIVKLCYLVTPNYDELKAISKEENIENIISEISSRCHLFLKGGHREDSFKGTDTLYLKNGDSINFHPPTILNVNRHGTGCALSSSITSLLGQGYSLNESCLLAKEYVYRLLLHTNLVTEKKMTLQYISDGETSEEHLKNIQNACVSGVKWIQLRMKEFPEKIVLNTAKNALKICRDHGALLIIDDYVSIAKISGADGVHLGKNDLPPNEARYILGPEFIIGATANTIDDIEDLANKNIDYVGLGPFKYTPTKKNLSPILGLKGYSSIMKWVKLNNISIPIIAIGGISMEDIAPILKTGISGIAVSGLLSKQRNNVDLKNTVSSIQKCLLHNSQPKEIISID; translated from the coding sequence ATGAAAACCTTCTACATACTAACCATCGCAGGTCACGATCCTTCTGGTGGCGCCGGTTTAACTGCAGATATAAACACCATTCAAAATTATGGACTAACAGCACTTAGTGTTTGCACTGGTGTTACGGTTCAAAATGAATCGATCTTTAAAAAGTGCTATTGGTCAAACCCGAATAGCATTAAAGAACAACTGACTCTCCTTCTATCGACCTATCCTATAAAAGCCATCAAAATAGGAATTATTGAAAATTTGACCTTATTGGAAGAGTTACTATTCATAATATATTCGAGTGACCCTACCATAAAAATCATTTGGGACCCTATTTTAAAATCAGGTACCGGATATGCCTTTCATGAAGAGCTTTCAAAACAAAAACTGTTGAACATCGTAAAATTGTGCTATCTAGTTACCCCAAACTACGACGAACTAAAAGCTATTTCAAAAGAAGAAAATATTGAAAATATTATTTCAGAAATTTCATCTCGCTGCCACCTATTTCTTAAAGGTGGGCATCGCGAAGATAGCTTTAAAGGAACTGACACTCTTTATTTAAAGAATGGCGATTCAATTAATTTTCATCCACCTACAATACTCAATGTAAATCGCCATGGCACAGGATGTGCACTTTCTTCTTCAATAACAAGTCTTTTAGGTCAAGGATACTCTTTAAATGAATCTTGCTTATTGGCTAAGGAATATGTATACCGATTGTTACTTCACACAAACCTAGTTACTGAGAAAAAAATGACACTTCAGTATATTTCTGATGGAGAAACTTCAGAAGAACATTTGAAAAACATCCAAAATGCATGCGTTTCCGGAGTGAAATGGATTCAACTTCGAATGAAAGAGTTTCCTGAAAAGATTGTACTTAATACCGCAAAAAATGCCCTCAAAATTTGTAGAGACCATGGTGCCCTACTCATTATTGATGATTACGTTTCCATAGCAAAGATTAGTGGAGCGGATGGTGTTCATTTAGGTAAAAATGATCTTCCTCCAAATGAAGCTAGATACATTCTCGGTCCAGAATTCATTATAGGAGCTACAGCCAATACAATAGATGATATTGAAGACTTAGCAAATAAAAACATTGACTACGTAGGCCTGGGCCCTTTTAAATATACACCAACAAAAAAGAACCTAAGTCCAATTCTTGGTCTTAAAGGCTATTCTTCCATTATGAAATGGGTAAAACTGAACAACATCAGTATTCCTATTATAGCCATAGGAGGAATCTCAATGGAAGATATTGCTCCAATACTAAAAACTGGTATTTCGGGAATAGCTGTTTCAGGCCTCCTTTCTAAACAAAGAAACAACGTGGACCTCAAGAATACAGTAAGTTCAATTCAGAAGTGCTTGCTACACAATTCACAGCCAAAAGAAATAATATCTATTGATTAA
- a CDS encoding thiazole synthase has product MNYSDTLTIANKPFSSRLFVGTGKFGSSKLMKDAIIASESQLATVALKRVNPDEKSEDIHSSLLTTGVNLLPNTSGVRTAKEAIFAAQLAREALQTNWIKLEIHPDPKYLLPDPIETLLAAKELVKLGFVVMPYIHADPVLCKRLEEVGCQCVMPLGSPIGSNKGLKTIDFLEIIIEQSNVPVIVDAGIGSPSHAAKAMEMGADAVLVNTAIAVAGDPVTMAKAFKLSVESGRMAYNSQLASEQTYATASSPLTCFLEEEL; this is encoded by the coding sequence ATGAACTATTCCGACACGCTAACCATAGCTAATAAACCCTTCTCTTCACGTTTATTTGTAGGCACAGGAAAATTTGGATCGTCAAAACTTATGAAAGACGCCATTATTGCCTCTGAAAGTCAATTAGCTACTGTAGCCTTGAAACGTGTGAATCCAGATGAAAAATCTGAAGATATCCATTCAAGTTTACTAACAACCGGGGTTAACCTATTACCAAATACTTCTGGTGTCCGAACTGCTAAAGAGGCCATTTTTGCAGCTCAATTGGCGCGAGAAGCACTACAAACTAATTGGATAAAATTAGAAATACATCCAGACCCTAAATATTTATTACCGGACCCAATTGAAACTCTTTTAGCCGCAAAAGAACTAGTGAAATTAGGATTCGTAGTTATGCCTTACATACATGCAGATCCTGTTTTATGCAAACGATTGGAGGAGGTTGGTTGTCAATGTGTAATGCCTTTAGGTTCTCCAATCGGAAGCAATAAAGGTCTTAAGACCATAGATTTTCTGGAAATTATAATCGAACAAAGTAATGTACCTGTTATTGTTGATGCCGGCATAGGAAGCCCATCCCATGCTGCTAAAGCAATGGAAATGGGAGCTGATGCAGTGTTAGTAAACACAGCCATCGCTGTGGCAGGTGATCCAGTCACCATGGCTAAAGCTTTTAAACTTTCTGTAGAGTCTGGCAGAATGGCTTATAACTCACAATTGGCAAGTGAACAAACATATGCAACGGCTAGCAGCCCATTAACTTGTTTCCTTGAAGAAGAATTATGA
- the thiH gene encoding 2-iminoacetate synthase ThiH, giving the protein MNTDKNSFYPIFQNYSWQATHGEIYSKTETDVLRALKAKRRTLEDFKALISPAAKPFLEFMASESMRITQQRFGNTIQMYTPMYLSNECQNICTYCGFSLTNKIPRKTLTDEEILKEVTYLKEKGYDHILLVTGEANTTVGVPYLKNAIRLIRPYFSNISIEVQPLEIADYKELISEGLYAVLVYQETYNEACYKTHHPKGKKSNFQYRLLTPDRLGQAGIHKIGLGALFGLEDWRTDSFYTALHLKYLQKKYWKTRYSVSFPRLRPHTGGIEPKVVMKDSDMAQLIFAYRLLDEDLELSLSTREHINFRNHILKLGINSLSAESKTNPGGYSVDPQSLEQFEISDERSTDEIVNMIKSQGYEVIWKDWHKGY; this is encoded by the coding sequence ATGAATACTGATAAAAATAGCTTCTATCCCATTTTTCAAAATTATTCTTGGCAGGCCACCCATGGTGAAATTTATTCTAAAACTGAAACTGATGTCTTAAGGGCACTAAAGGCTAAACGACGTACACTTGAAGATTTTAAAGCACTAATTTCTCCTGCAGCAAAGCCATTCCTTGAATTCATGGCTAGTGAAAGTATGCGTATTACTCAACAACGTTTTGGAAATACAATACAAATGTATACACCCATGTATCTTTCCAATGAATGCCAAAATATTTGCACCTATTGTGGTTTCAGCCTCACAAATAAAATCCCACGAAAAACATTGACAGATGAAGAAATTTTAAAGGAGGTCACTTATTTAAAAGAAAAAGGTTATGATCATATTCTTTTAGTCACAGGAGAGGCTAATACTACTGTAGGTGTTCCCTATCTTAAAAATGCCATTCGTCTTATTAGACCCTACTTTTCAAACATAAGTATTGAAGTTCAACCTTTGGAGATTGCCGATTATAAAGAGTTAATCTCCGAAGGGTTATACGCCGTCCTAGTATATCAAGAAACCTATAACGAAGCATGTTACAAGACACACCATCCAAAAGGGAAAAAATCAAATTTCCAATACCGTTTACTCACTCCAGACAGACTTGGACAAGCGGGAATTCATAAAATAGGATTAGGTGCATTGTTTGGTCTGGAAGATTGGAGAACAGATAGCTTCTACACAGCACTTCATCTGAAATACCTTCAAAAAAAATATTGGAAAACACGATACTCTGTCTCATTTCCACGTTTACGACCTCATACAGGAGGAATAGAACCAAAAGTCGTAATGAAAGATTCAGATATGGCTCAACTTATTTTTGCTTACAGATTACTTGACGAAGACTTAGAACTATCTCTTTCTACTAGAGAACATATAAATTTTAGAAACCATATACTTAAACTAGGCATAAATTCTTTAAGCGCTGAGTCCAAAACCAACCCAGGAGGTTATTCAGTAGATCCTCAATCTTTAGAACAGTTTGAAATTTCAGATGAACGTAGTACCGATGAAATTGTTAATATGATTAAAAGTCAAGGGTACGAAGTGATTTGGAAAGATTGGCACAAAGGATATTAA
- the moeB gene encoding HesA/MoeB/ThiF family protein: MLSKIEQQHYHRQLILTEIGEIGQSKLKKAAVLVIGAGGLGSAILPYLTAAGVGQIGIMDHDIVTLSNLHRQILFTTEDVGKNKATTAAEKLKRLNPHIRIIPYAEAIHKENAIQFISSYDIIVDGSDNFATKYLVNDAAIICNKPIVFGSIFKFEGQVSVFNYQNGPTYRCLFPEPPSPEESPNCSEIGVLGVLPGIIGSIQANEVLKIICGIGEVLNGKLLTLNCLTLQMDLFRFKKVNYRIPKSLNSRIYDCSSPNRNLEITFKQLVLLPSEYLLIDVRTVNERQRLSIKSFLEVSSELHIVLDELADNLSSIPKNRHIIFYCQSGIRSLRAAQLYKAKFPLEKTSSLKGGLDSIIT, encoded by the coding sequence ATGTTATCAAAAATAGAACAACAACACTATCATAGACAGCTTATTTTGACTGAAATTGGTGAGATAGGTCAGTCAAAATTAAAAAAAGCAGCTGTTTTGGTTATTGGAGCAGGTGGACTTGGATCCGCCATACTACCGTACCTAACAGCAGCAGGTGTGGGTCAAATTGGAATCATGGACCATGATATTGTAACTCTTTCCAATCTACATCGCCAAATTTTATTTACTACCGAAGATGTTGGTAAGAATAAAGCAACTACAGCTGCAGAAAAATTAAAAAGACTCAACCCACACATTCGTATTATTCCATATGCTGAGGCTATTCATAAAGAGAATGCTATACAATTTATTTCCTCCTATGATATCATTGTAGACGGATCAGACAATTTTGCTACAAAGTATCTGGTAAATGACGCTGCAATAATTTGCAATAAACCGATTGTCTTTGGGTCAATTTTTAAATTTGAAGGACAGGTTTCTGTTTTTAATTATCAAAATGGCCCCACCTACCGATGCCTCTTCCCAGAACCTCCTTCTCCAGAAGAATCACCTAATTGTTCGGAAATTGGTGTTCTTGGGGTTTTGCCTGGAATCATTGGTTCCATTCAAGCAAATGAGGTGCTAAAAATAATTTGTGGTATAGGAGAGGTTTTAAATGGAAAACTTTTAACCCTTAATTGTCTAACGCTACAAATGGACCTGTTCAGATTTAAAAAGGTCAATTATAGAATTCCAAAATCACTCAACAGTAGAATATACGACTGTTCCTCACCAAATAGAAATCTAGAAATAACATTCAAGCAATTAGTCTTACTACCCAGTGAATACCTTTTAATAGATGTAAGAACTGTAAATGAACGTCAGAGACTCTCTATAAAATCCTTCTTGGAAGTCTCCTCTGAATTACATATTGTACTAGATGAATTAGCTGATAATTTATCTAGTATTCCTAAAAACAGACACATCATTTTTTACTGTCAAAGTGGTATAAGAAGCCTAAGGGCAGCCCAATTATATAAAGCAAAATTCCCCTTAGAAAAAACATCTAGTCTAAAAGGCGGGCTCGACTCAATAATTACATAA
- the thrS gene encoding threonine--tRNA ligase: MIKITLPDGSVREYVQNSTPMDVAKSISEGLARNVISASFNNTTVETTTPLTTDGTLTLYTWNDIEGKKAFWHSTSHVLAQALEELYPGIKLTIGPAIDNGFYYDVDFNGHTISEKDLPNIEKKILDIARGKHEYKMRSASKAEALEYYKNQDNQYKVELIENLEDGTITFCDHDTFTDLCRGGHIPNTGIIKAVKLLSIAGAYWRGDEKNKQLTRVYGISFPKQKDLTEYLELLEEAKKRDHRKLGKELELFTFSQKVGQGLPLWLPKGAALRERLENFLKKAQKKAGYEQVVSPHIGQKELYVTSGHYEKYGADSFQPIKTPNEGEEFLLKPMNCPHHCEIYNSRPWSYKELPKRYAEFGTVYRYEQSGELHGLTRVRGFTQDDAHIFCTPDQLDSEFKNVIDLVLYVFGSLGFENFTAQVSLRDPENPTKYIGSNENWEKAETAIINAAKEKGLNFVIETGEAAFYGPKLDFMVKDALGRSWQLGTIQVDYNLPERFDLWYKGNDNELHRPVMIHRAPFGSMERFVAILLEHTGGNFPLWLMPEQAIILSLSEKYEKYAEKVLNLLENHEIRALVDNRNETIGKKIREAETKKVPFMLIVGENEEREGTISVRRHGQGDLGTLTIEAFAEIINKEVQSSLKQFK, encoded by the coding sequence ATGATTAAAATAACTTTACCAGACGGATCGGTTAGGGAGTATGTACAAAATAGTACTCCAATGGATGTTGCCAAAAGCATCAGTGAAGGATTGGCCAGAAATGTGATTTCGGCAAGTTTTAACAACACTACTGTTGAAACCACAACACCTTTAACCACCGATGGTACGCTTACATTATATACTTGGAATGATATCGAAGGTAAAAAAGCTTTTTGGCATTCTACCTCTCACGTATTAGCCCAAGCTTTGGAGGAATTGTACCCAGGAATTAAACTCACTATTGGTCCAGCAATTGATAATGGATTCTATTATGATGTTGATTTCAACGGACATACTATTTCTGAAAAAGATTTACCCAACATTGAGAAAAAAATACTAGATATAGCTCGTGGTAAACACGAATACAAAATGCGTTCTGCTTCTAAAGCTGAGGCCCTAGAATATTATAAAAATCAGGATAACCAATATAAGGTAGAGTTAATTGAGAACCTTGAAGACGGGACCATTACTTTCTGCGACCACGATACCTTCACTGACTTATGCCGTGGAGGACACATTCCCAATACAGGAATTATTAAAGCTGTAAAACTTCTTAGTATTGCAGGAGCATACTGGCGTGGTGATGAAAAAAACAAACAGTTAACTCGTGTATATGGTATTTCCTTTCCAAAACAAAAGGATCTTACCGAATATTTGGAATTACTTGAAGAAGCAAAAAAACGTGACCATAGAAAACTAGGAAAAGAGTTAGAGCTATTTACATTTTCTCAAAAAGTTGGACAGGGGCTTCCACTTTGGCTACCAAAAGGAGCAGCCTTGCGTGAGCGTTTAGAAAATTTCTTAAAAAAGGCTCAGAAAAAAGCAGGTTACGAACAAGTTGTTTCACCTCATATTGGACAAAAGGAACTTTATGTTACCTCAGGTCACTATGAAAAATATGGTGCTGATAGTTTTCAGCCAATTAAAACACCCAATGAAGGTGAAGAGTTTCTATTGAAACCTATGAATTGTCCTCACCATTGCGAAATATATAATTCACGACCATGGAGTTATAAAGAATTACCAAAACGATATGCTGAGTTCGGCACTGTATATAGGTATGAGCAAAGTGGAGAATTACATGGCCTTACACGCGTGCGCGGATTCACTCAAGATGACGCTCATATTTTTTGTACTCCAGATCAATTAGATTCTGAATTTAAAAATGTAATAGATTTAGTACTCTATGTATTTGGCTCATTAGGCTTTGAAAATTTCACTGCCCAGGTTTCACTTCGTGATCCTGAAAACCCTACCAAATACATTGGCTCCAATGAAAATTGGGAAAAAGCTGAAACAGCAATTATAAATGCTGCTAAAGAAAAAGGGCTAAATTTTGTAATTGAAACTGGTGAAGCCGCATTCTACGGTCCTAAGTTAGATTTCATGGTAAAAGATGCCTTAGGAAGAAGTTGGCAGTTAGGTACAATTCAAGTTGACTATAATTTACCAGAGCGTTTTGACCTTTGGTATAAAGGAAATGACAATGAATTACATCGCCCTGTCATGATCCACAGAGCTCCATTTGGAAGTATGGAGCGATTTGTAGCTATTTTACTAGAACATACAGGAGGTAACTTCCCTCTTTGGCTAATGCCAGAGCAGGCTATCATCCTCTCACTCAGTGAGAAGTATGAGAAATATGCTGAAAAAGTTTTAAATTTGCTGGAAAATCACGAAATTCGCGCCCTCGTTGATAACAGAAATGAAACTATTGGTAAGAAAATTCGGGAAGCTGAGACCAAAAAAGTTCCATTTATGCTGATTGTTGGCGAAAATGAAGAACGTGAAGGTACAATTTCAGTACGAAGACACGGGCAGGGGGATTTAGGTACCCTAACCATTGAAGCATTTGCAGAAATTATAAACAAGGAGGTTCAAAGTAGCCTAAAACAATTTAAATAA
- the infC gene encoding translation initiation factor IF-3 → MNRDIRVPEVRLVGDNVEMGVYPTKKALELADELELDLVEISPNAQPPVCKIIDYKKFLYEQKKREKELKAKATKVVIKEIRFGPQTDDHDYEFKKKHGEKFLQEGAKLKAYVFFKGRSIVYKDQGEILLLRLATDLEEYGKVEQMPKLEGKRMTMFLAPKKVK, encoded by the coding sequence ATCAATAGAGATATACGTGTACCCGAAGTACGTTTAGTAGGAGACAACGTTGAAATGGGGGTATATCCCACAAAAAAAGCATTGGAATTAGCAGATGAGCTTGAGCTTGATTTGGTAGAAATATCTCCTAATGCGCAACCACCCGTTTGTAAAATAATCGACTACAAGAAGTTTCTTTATGAGCAGAAAAAACGCGAAAAAGAACTTAAAGCGAAAGCTACCAAAGTAGTTATAAAAGAAATTCGTTTTGGTCCTCAAACAGACGATCACGATTATGAGTTTAAGAAAAAACACGGTGAGAAATTCTTACAGGAAGGTGCTAAACTAAAAGCTTATGTATTCTTTAAAGGACGTTCTATTGTATACAAAGATCAGGGAGAGATTCTATTGTTACGTTTAGCAACAGACCTTGAAGAATATGGTAAAGTAGAGCAAATGCCTAAATTAGAAGGTAAGCGTATGACCATGTTTCTAGCTCCGAAAAAAGTAAAATAA
- the rpmI gene encoding 50S ribosomal protein L35 has product MPKIKTKSSAKKRFKLTGSGKIKRKHAYKSHILTKKSKKRKLALTHATLVHANDENSVKEQLGLK; this is encoded by the coding sequence ATGCCTAAGATCAAAACTAAATCTAGTGCTAAGAAGCGTTTTAAGCTTACAGGTTCTGGAAAAATCAAAAGAAAGCATGCTTACAAAAGCCACATTTTGACTAAAAAGTCTAAAAAGCGTAAGCTTGCCTTAACTCACGCTACATTGGTACATGCCAATGACGAAAATAGCGTAAAAGAACAATTAGGATTGAAATAA
- the rplT gene encoding 50S ribosomal protein L20 — protein MPRSVNAVARRARRKKVMKQAKGFFGRRKNVWTVAKNAVEKAMQYAYRDRRNKKRSFRALWIARINAGARLHGLSYSQFMGKVKANDIELNRKVLADLAMNHPAAFKAIVEKVK, from the coding sequence ATGCCAAGATCAGTAAATGCTGTAGCTCGTAGAGCTCGTAGAAAAAAAGTAATGAAGCAAGCCAAAGGTTTCTTTGGCCGTAGAAAAAACGTTTGGACAGTTGCCAAGAATGCGGTTGAAAAAGCAATGCAATATGCTTACAGAGACCGTAGAAACAAGAAAAGATCTTTCCGTGCTTTATGGATTGCCCGTATTAATGCTGGTGCACGCCTTCATGGATTGTCTTATTCTCAGTTTATGGGTAAAGTTAAAGCTAATGACATCGAATTGAACCGTAAGGTTCTAGCAGATTTAGCTATGAACCACCCAGCTGCCTTCAAAGCAATTGTTGAGAAAGTAAAGTAA